The Tubulanus polymorphus chromosome 3, tnTubPoly1.2, whole genome shotgun sequence nucleotide sequence GCGGCGAGCGTCGAATTTAAGAAGATCGTCGACACAATTTCAGAAGGTATGGATGTGGATTGTTGAAGCGTCGAACTCGTCAAGTTCGGAAAGTATCCTGTAAGCGTGGAAGGTGTTGAACTAGTCGAATTCTGAAAGTATCCGACAAGTGTCGAAGGTGTTGAATTGGTCGAATTCTGGGGATGCGTCCGCGTCCAAGTTTGCGAACTTCTATCGTCGTTCTCATCAGCGGAGAAATACTCAGTAATATTTAACGAGGACGGTGTTGCTAGCTCGAGGCGATCGCGCGGTGACCGAGTGGAATTACGGCCGGTCGTGTGATTCGACATCGAGGAACGCTAAACGTAGTATCATCGCGCAGTCCGACGACATTGTGGGTCCGTGCGCGATCTAAAACCGGAATCGCCAGTGGTATGAAAGTGTAATCCAGTTACTATTAGCCAGTGGTATGAAAGTGTAATCCTGTTACTGTTAGCCAGTGGTGTGGAAGTGTAATCCTGTTACAAGGAGCCACTGCTATTGAAGTGTAATCCTATTACTAGTAGCCAGTGGTATGAAAGTGTAATCCTGTTACTGTTAGCCAGTGGTATGGAAGTGTAATCCTGTTACAAGGAGCCACTGCTATTGAAGTGTAATCCTATTACTAGTAGCCAGTGGTATGAAAGTGTAATCCTGTTACTGTTAGCCAGTGGTATGGAAGTGTAATCCTGTTACTGTTAGCCAGTGGTATGAAAGTGTAATCCTGTTACTGTTAGCCAGTGGTATGAAAGTGTAATCCTGTTACTGTTAGCCAGTGGTATGAAAGTGTTATCCTGTTACTGTTAGCCAGTGGCATGGAAGTGTAATCCTGTTACTGTTAGCCAGTGGTATCGAAGTGTAATCCTGTTACTGTTAGCCAGTGGTATCGAAGTGTAATCCTGTTACTGTTAGCCAGTGGTATGGAAGTGTAATCCTGTTACTATTAGCCAGTGGTGTGGAAGTGTAATCCTGTTACTGTTAGCCAGTGGTATGGAAGTGTAATCCTGTTACTGTTAGCCGGCGATATGAAATACAACGTGAACAATGTGTAATCCCATTATGACAACTGTTGTTCATTTGGTTGATGGAAATAAAAACACCACAGCTGAAACTCACTACAGAAAACTCaaacagcagcagtagcagcatcagcagcagcagtagcagcagcagcaggtgaCAACAGACTGAAATTATTTAGTCCATCACGAATGTTTCCACATTCTTACACCAATTATCAGAAGAGAATTTCTGACATTTCAATCAGTCACACGTCTGTGTTTTTCACTTATTtcgcaaaatgttttttgttgaAACTATCATCGCAGCTGGTTCCCGATGCTGCTATATCCGTTTTTGAACCGGTTCGAAACACGTCAAATTTCAAAAGTAAATTCGTACgaaattagtttttacttcCTTTCATATTTATCCTCGTTGAGTCACAAACATAGAATTTATAACGCTGAATTCCCAAAACCGGGTAATTACGGTAAATAGTAAAACCATTGAACTATTGTAACAGTTACGTTAGAAACACTGAACTGACTGTCGGCGTAATTACTGTAAAAACTACCTAATCACTGTAAATAGTTAGAACTGCTGAGTTAACCACCAGAAATTACTGTAAACAGTAACAACCACTGAATTCAACGCTCGAAATTACTGTAAATAGTTACAATCACTGAATTCACCACCAGAAACTACTGCAAATAGTCACAACCACTGAATTCACTGCCAAAAAAATTACCGTAAACAATTACAACTACTGAATTCATTGTATTTAGTTCGCGTAAATATTTACAACACGACAGAACTTAAATTGCCGCAAATTCATCCGTTCACGAAAACGAACTTCCAtcacaaaatttacaaaataactttaattttgaaccttgGAACGTAAACACTGGCGGCGGCGACGGTTATTGTAAACGTAAATCCGATAGATCCGACTGCTATCGACGATCGAGCACCGTAACTGCGAATGCTCGTGTGCGTTATCTCGACATGcatgaaataataatcagcagatATCGCCGGCGCTACGCGGTATGTCGCGTCGTCATCGCCGTACCGCTACCAGGTGTTGATGCATCGAACCCGCCGATATCCGCTAAAAACTAAACGGCTCTCATTAAATATTCCATTTGTCGGCGCGAACGCTTTTTTCTctactttttttttttaaagaaaaataaatttttcggCGAATTTCCGAACAGCCGGTGCGGACGGCGCGAACGAGTTCTCTAGATACGGAGTTAATTTCGTAGCAGGTGTATTTAATGTCGCCGGTCGGGTATTATTAGCCGAGTGCGCGCGTGCGTGCGCGGCACGAGTGCGACGACAATGAATTAGTAATGAGAATAACGGCGAGTTCAGATGAAATTGGCAAAACGACTCAATTAACAATTAATTAAACCGCTCGATTCGCAATACAAACACACCAGTTAACGCTTCATTTACCGCGGAGATCGGCGCAAACTTCGTAAATCCCCCCAATGACATCATCCAGGGTCTCTACAAAATCAGTCGTTCTCGGATATAAGGAGTTCGGAAGGAGATGATTTCGAAATGACACCGACAGAAACGTTTTTGAGGAATCGTTTACAATGTTGTTATAGAATATGATAGGGTAATTCAGGGGAGGGGGAGGCGCACTTTTATGTAAATGGGGACACCTCCataaaataatcatcatctaAAGACCCTCCTACATAAGATGGCAGCTTACATTAATCtcccaatgacatcatcaaattgcgtAATAATTTCTTGCTCTGTAGGCCTCCTACCTAAGATGGCAACTTTATAATTATCCCAATGACATCATTTATTAATTTGGATcctactaaaataatgatggttgcTTCAATTATTATTCccccaatgacatcatcaaattgtgtaGTAATTGTTTGATCTATAGACCGTCTGATGCAAGATTCCTCACAAGACATAATTCccccaatgacatcatcaaattgtgtaGTAATTGTTTGATCTATAGACCGTCTGATGCAAGATTCCTCACAAGACATAATTCCccccaatgacatcatcaaattgtgtaGTAATTGTTTGATCTATAGACCGTCTGATGCAAGATTCCTCACAAGACATAATTCccccaatgacatcatcaaattgtgtaGTAATTGTTTGATCTATAGACCGTCTGATGCAAGATTCCTCACAAGACATAATTCccccaatgacatcatcaaattgtgtaGTAATTGTTTGATCTATAGACCGTCTGATGCAAGATTCCTCACAAGACATAATTCccccaatgacatcatcgaattgcTGAGTAATTTGTTCGGTAGACTTTTACTCACTCGCTGATTTATTCATTGATCGAGTAACTCTGCGTCTGCCTGCGTTCAGTTAACACAGATACAGAAATAACTCAGGCACGAGAATGACGGAGATGATGTAATGCGCGGATGCAGAGAGACAGACAGACGCAGAGAGACAGCCGACGCTGACAGACAGCGAACGTCAACGCGATAACGAATCTACGACGCATTATATTTCCGGTTTAATAGAGAATTACGGAGCACgcgaacgaaaaaaaaagaagaaacgtCACCGTTATCACGCGTGCGCTGACTAACAGCCGAGCAGACGGGTCTAATGGGTTTTTAAATCGTCGTGTTTCGAATACGACAGACATGTCTTGACTGTAGTCACGCCCAATCACTACAGACTTTCTCATTCACCTCGACGAACGGGTAAAGTCGCGTAAAAGTCGCACCGAGGCGAAAGTCGGCACTAATCAGAACATTCAGCGAGTCAAAAGCCTTTTTCGTAAATCCAGAATTCCAGGGGCGTGGTTTCATAAACCGGTATCGAAGTTATCCGTAGGGATAACTCTTAAATCTGGGTAACAACCACCGTAGTAACGACGAGAAACCACGGTTATAGCTGATGAATTTCGAAATGTTCCCCGGGACTATTTTTTGCTTCCACATCTACGAAACCCGGTCATGGtattttcctaataaacgaaAAGCCATGAAAATACACGATCCCAACTTGAATTTGCGCGTAAAGACACCAGATCGCGATAAAATTTGTCAATGCTGCCACTTTCCCGAAAAACCTACTGTCGAGGAGGATACAGGAATGAATAACGCCTCAATTAAAATACGTAAAAGTTGACACTTTTTAAATGTCATTCAATACACAACTAATTTAGGAACTAAACCGAAAATCTGACTTTTCCGAAAAACTCAGTCGAGAACGCAAGAATAACGATATAATTGAAATACGCTGCTTTTTACGCCACTGTGTCACCGGACGACAAAATGCTAATCATTTTCCCAGTCTAATCAAGACGATGATCACCTCGCGTCGCTTTGACTGCCCTGGAATCGACTTGCCTCGGAGCGGAATATTAATTGCTTCCGCGAAAGCCGAGGCCAGCGCAGTGTTTTTAAGGTTTttgattttcgatgaaatcggGCCTCGGGCTTTGCGTTCATTATAGACGAAATAATAGATACTGTCGCTGTATgtgtatcattgaaatcattCTAACTATATTTAAAACTATAGAAAAAGAAGAGAAAATTCTTTTGTTTCAGAACTTGAAGATCTAAAATTCTTAGAAAACACCTTAAGCCATTCGAAATCTACAAAAATCTCAGCGGTATATTTCAGACAAGCtgctttgttttttttcaaatacgaCGTCCCCAGTGACTGGACTTGTCGCAGAAAGAGAACAAGGTATCAAGGCAAATCACAATGCGCCATCTATACCGCTTACAAGTTACAACGCAGACTGGCTGAAATTTTATTACTGAATAGGACCATTTTCTTCTCCTCAGAAATAAGAACACTTTCTCCTATCAAATAGTATCATGTTCTACTGAGAAATAGGGACATTTTCTACGACAAAATAGGGCAATCTTCTTTTCAGAACTAGGAACACTTTCCACTACAAAATAGGACCATTCTCTACTCAGGAATCTGAACACTTTCCACTACAAAATAGGATCAATTTCTACTCAGGAACAATTCTCCTCAGAAATAAGAACACTTTCTCCTATCAAATAGTATCATGTTCTACTGAGAAATAGGGACATTTTCTACGACAAAATAGGgcaattttcttttcagaactAGGAATAATTTCCACTACAAAATAGGACCATTCTCTACTCAGGAATAGGAACACTTCCACTACAAATCCTTCAAAATAAGAACAGATCCTATGAAATCGGCACACACGCTTTAAAATTGGAACGGATCCTTCATAACAGGAACAGACCAGTCAAAAGAGGAACACTGGTCTAAAGATAGGAACACATCCTTTGAAATGGGAACCCGCCCTAAAAATAATCGAATGTATAAGTGAACAACTTACTGTATCCAGTAATGGCGACAACGGCGTTATCAGTATCGACGTGATAACTATTCCTCTGAGATAGATACTCCTCTTCCATCGGGTTCCACGATTCTAAAGCAGCTGAAATCACGAAATTCAATCGATTAAAACTACAGGACAGCTTTCACAAATTTAAACAGGGGCCGACGAAGAACGAAAACGATTCTATGACACTTGGTAACATCGAACGtggattaaccctttcagtgcagaCTAATTAATACATGAAAGcgctggagatgatttgaaaatttaaaataagtCCACTCCAGAGTGTAGAATAATGAAAGTACCGCTTCATtgcgtctacaccgtggtgcggtgtatttactaatatttcactatgtttgacagatgctgccatctttcaatagagataataacatcaatacaccgggatgcagtgtactagctAAGACtgtcaccgatttatacactgcaccgcagtgtagacgcactaaaaGGGTTAAAGAGTTCAAATCGCAACCATCATAATCTCCCAAAAAGTATAGAAAACCAAACGTATAATTACCGAGTTCAGGGTCGTGTGGAGAATTGTTGTTATCCCCTCGATCGGCGTCGGTGGTCGTCGCGATCGTCAATTTCGCCAGTCCGAGTTTAACAAGTTCCGCGTTGATGAAAACATTTCGATTCGGTTCGAACAACGCGACACTCAACGGCTCGTGAACGATCGCGTCCTCGCCGGCGCCATCTTCCATCAACTGCATTAACAAACAATCGTTATAACCGGTCAACGCTTCGAATTTCGCGACAGCGTCCGACGACCACTGCCCGGGCGCGGCGGTCGACGGCCGCACGTCCGACAGTCGACAGCGCACGGCCTGCGGCGACAAACGTAAAAACGCCGGACTCAACGGGAAAACGCGTTTCAGCGGCAGAGTCTCGCGATTGCCGTAATCGACGTAAAAAACATCGACGCGCGACCGATCTACGTCGATCGCCTCGACGACCGCGCGGTAGAACCCCTCGTCCAATGCGTACCACGCGCAGCAGACATCGCCGACGCCCGGCGCGTAGTCGGCCATGAATCGACCCATCATGTTCTCAACGTAGCGTTTGTAATATTTGTTGAGTTCTCGCTCGAGACGCGTCAGAACATGCGACGTATCCTTCTCGACGAGGTGTACGTAGAACTCCGACGGGTCGTAGATAAACGCCATCATTACCTGCGTCGCCGAATCACGCGCCAACGCCAGGTCTCGTTTTTCCAGATTCGCGAATCGCGCGCCGATTCGTACGATCTGGGTATCCTCGGCTGCGATGACGGGATTCGGGGCATCTTCGCTCGGAGTTTCGTCCGTTTCTCGCGTGTCGTTCATCGACGATTCTTTCGTCGTCAACATCATGTCGATCGTTCCGCCGAAGCTGCTTAAACTCATCGCGTCGTCTGCGCCGGACAGGTGATCGTTCTCGTCGACAGCAGCAGACGGACAAGATTTATTGACAGCGGATGAACTGGCAGACGGACCAGATTTGTTGAAAGCAGACAGATTAGTTTCATTGAAAGCAGACGGACTGGTTTCGTTGACAGCAGACGGACTGGTTTCGTCGACAGCAGACGTCTGTCCGTTCACGTCAACTGCAGACGGCTCCATCATGTCCGTGATTGTATCGACGCTCGTGTCGAAATCCCCGTTAAAGTAGGCCCGAATTTCCGTATTCGAAGCTCGACGTGCCAAACCGTGCTGCACCAACACGTCGGCGATGCGTACGCGCGTGCCACTTCGATCGGTCGAGAACAGATCCAAGAAGATCGCGTGGCAGTTTTCGATCGTCGACAGCGTCGCTTGCAGAAATCGATCGGGGTCGTTGACGATCGTGTGAACTAGGAATAAACTCGCAGGTGTCCAGTCTCCTTCATCGGCGGGTAGGGCCTGAAAATTTAAGAGGTAAACGAACATGTTcgaaattatcattttttgagGTGACtaagacaaaacaaaaatttgcTTACTTAAAGACCATCATTTCAAgtcatttttcatcattattcaaaattattgcatTCCATACAATATTTTGACTTTCCAGCTGGAACCTcgtatggggggggggggtaattAGCAAAGTACTTGCACTAATAGCGATTGTAGGATCATGAGCCATGAAAAATGAAGTTTTTACAGGGCAggcacttttatttgacttttccccgactattccctgacatgttgttttgagttaactctgagttaaaattagttcatttccaatgagttaactccgagtcaaatcttaattcacaactgttgaactggagcCAGGAGATACTTTTTTTAACACTTACACCGTCAAGAACGCAGAAGAACGCCTGACATGGCAACGATGCGAACTGAGATTCTAACGGACGCAGACGACTGCTGGGAATACGTTCGCTATTACCGAAATCGACGTACAATACGTCTGCTTCCAACTGACCTTTCTCTGTAAAACAaggtgataacaaaatattatCACAAACACATAATCATACAGCTAAGGAACTATGATTCAgaatcaaatttaacccacaaaactgtggatctggatccagagtcaaattaaacccacacaactgcggaacaGGATCCAGAgtaaaataaaaacccacagaactgtggaactggatccagagtcaactGAACCCATACAACTGCGGAACTATGattcagaatcaaattaaactcacaaAACTgatgaactggatccagtcaAATTCAACCCACAAAACTGCGGAAcaggatccagagtcaaataaaaacccacacaactgtggaactggacccatagtcaaataaaacttacacaactgtggaactagatccagagtcaaataaaaacccacacaactgtggaactggacccatagtcaaataaaacccacacaactgtggaactagatccagagtcaaatttaaccagcacaactgtggaactggatccagagtcaaatgaaacactcataactgtagaactggatacAAAGTCAAAATCTAACTGAtaaaattgtggaactggctgCAGAATAAAATCATTCCCACAAATGAAAATTTACCTTCCACAACGTTTTCAACTCGTGCCCGATACCAAGCGTTGTCGGCAGTGAAACATCCACTCACAACCATACCAACCTTCGGTGGAAATGGTAAACCTCCTTTGGCACCTATTTTCCCGTAGTggtaactgaaaataaaatcattttattaaatttctaaaCATTTTTTAGGAATATTTTTCCATATCATGGATTTCAGGAATGTGACCGAACTTGCTAACTATGAAAGGTTTTACTATTTAGGAGTTTTTAACGAATCGAGGAGTCACAGGGACTACGTGACTACGTACCACATAGCCTCCTGTAACTTAGTCACTTTCAATTCGTCGGCTTGAATCCAGAACGACGACAACGTGTGCAGTATCGTAATCTTCACGTTAATCAGAGTGCCGTGAGTAAAACTGAGATTCTGAATCACCGGTCCGAGTCCGTAACTTTCCGCCGACAACGGAACCGACGACGCCTGGCTCGACGCTCCGCCGCTGCTGCACCGACTCGTGCCCGGTTTTTTTCGACGGCTTTTCGGCGCGGGCGGGTACCGCGGTCTCGTCGGCACGGCGGAGATTTTGTTTTCATCCTGGGTCGGCGGTTGGGTATCGGCTGCTGATGTCGAGACCTGCTGCGATGCGACCTGTTTTGACGCAACTTGTGGAGCTGCCACCTGTTTTGGAGCAGCCGGTGGTGTTGCTACCTTTTTTGACGCAATTGGTGGTGTTGCGACCTGTTTCGGTGGTGCAACTGGTGGCCTCCAATTGTCATCGACTAATTCGTGATTCGAATCGTCGATGACCAGCATTTCGCAATCGTTAAACTCTGTTTCGAGCTCGACGGAGCGACGCGATGCCGCGTTCGTCGCTCCCGGGTCGCAGGTTTTTTTCGTAAATGAATCGATCGAATCTCCCGCGCTCTCGACGACCACCGACGAATCGTCCAATAATGTCGACGACGCAATCGGGGTCGCCGACATCGGAGACATGACGGGATTCGTTTTTTCCACGCTGCGGATTCCTAAACTGGAACGGATGATACGATCGGCGGCGCTCACGTCGGTCAACGGTCGATGATGCTGAACACCATCCGACGAATTCCACGCATCCCAAACTTCAGGCGCTGGTCGTAAGTTATTGCGTGTGCATGATTTTCGCTCAGTCGATTTCTTATAGTTTTCAGCGCTCATCACCGATTCGGCGATatccattttttcatttcgattCTCCACCGATTCATTCACGGATTCAACCATCTTGAAATCTTTGCCAATTCTGTCCACTCTCCTTGGTTTGTCGACTGATCTTGATTCATCGACTGATCTTGATTCAATGGCTGATCTCGATTCATTGACTGATCTTGACTCATTGACTGATTTTGATTCATCGACTGATCTCGATTCATCGACTGGTCttgattcattcattgagCTTGATTCATTAACTGGTCTTGTTTCGTTCATTGATCTTGATTCATTGACTTGTCCCAAACCATCGACTGATCTCGAATAATTGACCTGTCCTGATTCATTGAATGATCTTGATTTATCGACTGATCTCAATTCATTGACTGATCTTGATTCATCAACTGGTCTCGATTCATTGACTGATCTTGATTCATCAACTGGTTTTGATTCATGGACTCGATTTGATTCATCGACTGGTCTCGATTCATCTACGGCTTCATTTTCCTGTTGTTTGCTGAAATCATCTGCAGTTTTCGAATTTGATTCACCGACGAATTTCATCGGCTGAATCTGCGAACCGGCCGTTACGTTTGAATCATTGCTTACAACCGACGATATCGACTGACTCTCTGTAGTGTAGTTCGTTTCCTTCGAATAATTCGAATCCGTTCGTTGTATTTTCGGCGTAGATTTCTGATCGTTCCTatcgtcgtcatcatcgtcTTCTCCATCTTCGTTTTCATCCTCGCTTGAATCATCGCTCGAATCTAAAATTGGGACGAACAAAAACCAGATTTGAAACGGAGAATTTCAACGAATAAAATCTACACGAGCCGCGACAACATGCACAGCCACGCATTGCTTATAGACCACGCAAATCCAGAATTATGAAGACGTCCTTTGCTCTATATCAGGGTTCATCGTTCCCATGACCAATTTCATTTAAAGACTTGCAAGGATGTACAGTAAGTCGTGAGCTAGCGTACATCGACACATTCGAGCAACTTCATTGATGTACACTAGGCTTTAAAAGGTGAACAGAAAGTTGACGCCTCACTCAGTGGGGTCGGTTCCATATtcagggcttagacttaagaccgttCAAAGAACAACTtaattctatagccaatcttaaaacttaagaccagtctttagaTTTACGACCAaatttggtcttaagtctcgactatggaaccggccccagaatATGAAGTGGAAGGCCGATGCGCAACAATAACATTTTGCTGACCAGTGATTACATGGTGTTACACATTCTTTCTAATGTCAACCCCTAGAACTCCAACTCCCAATGTTAGCTTATTGATATTTTAGCAGATTTCttcgtttttcaaaattaCTCGCCATAGAATCATATAATCCTACGCGTCGAATGATTTTATTCGCAATAGATTCTCGTGTTCATACCTCCATATCCCGGCAACTCGGCTTTAAACAGTATCAACATGTTCAAACATTTTTCTAACGTCTGCATGACGTCGCCGTACTTGTGAAGGAATTTCGAGCGATCTTGTACGGACAGGAGTCCGTCAGCCGCTTCTTCagcctgaaataaacaaaatataaagcGTTCCTCTATAGAGGGAGAGTCATCTCATATCTGAGACTTACACTAACTTGCGCGCTTCACAGGGATTCAAAGCTGATGACATCGCGTGACTATGCCACATTCCCCCTAACTGGGATCTgaacattcattttgaatccccgagaaaaatatcaaaataactGACATGATTTCTAGTAATCTCAGGCATTCTCAGAGCATGAATTTTGTGGAATTAAAGCCTGTTCGGATATGGGTATATTTTTGAGACCCCCCCAAAGAAATCATGGAAAATAAGcaatcatttttattactgtaaCCGCTAACACTAGGCAACAGTGAAATGCCACCAATCATCAACAATAATGGTAACATGAATGAAGGTTTTACGAATATTCCGCGATCTTAGAAATTCATGGAAAAGAAGCAACTGTAAAGAGTAAAATCATCTGCTTGTTGGGATTTTCTATAGGTTCAGAATAGTTTTGCCCGTGTCCTGTGGCATGGTTGACGTGTTCTGTATCCACCCCTGTCCACTTAAGCTAAGAAGTGTCGCATTAAGCCAGCGATTACTTACATCGGACGTGATGTTATCCATAACATTCTGAATGGCATTTTTCTCTTCTCGgatgtttttgattttgtccTGAACTCGTTGCCGGCAATCCAAAACTAATTTCTTCTTCGACGACCTGCGAATAAACATGACGGGATAAGGGTTACAACGATGATGAAGTAAATTTTCGTCCGGTGGAGGGCGACGCTTGTCTCCTAGTAATGATGGCTTTTCATTTTAGCACAGGCATAAGAATTAACCCTTtaagtgctgactaattaataccctatagtgctggagataatttgaaatttaaaaaaaaattccaccctagtgtgttgaatatcgggaataccactgtagagcatctacaccgcagtgcggtgtatcgttagttactagtatttcactatgtttgacaggtggtgccatttttcaagagagataattactaattactaattacatcaatgcagtgcggtgtactagcaaaatctatcactaatttatacaccgcactgcgatgtagatgcactgaaagggttaacaggGTTCATATTCATAGAAACTACGGTTAAAGCTGGAATTGAACATACTGAGAAAACCCACTTTCAGCTGGTCCTTCTATGAAATAATCACT carries:
- the LOC141902372 gene encoding uncharacterized protein LOC141902372 gives rise to the protein MSSKKKLVLDCRQRVQDKIKNIREEKNAIQNVMDNITSDAEEAADGLLSVQDRSKFLHKYGDVMQTLEKCLNMLILFKAELPGYGDSSDDSSEDENEDGEDDDDDDRNDQKSTPKIQRTDSNYSKETNYTTESQSISSVVSNDSNVTAGSQIQPMKFVGESNSKTADDFSKQQENEAVDESRPVDESNRVHESKPVDESRSVNESRPVDESRSVNELRSVDKSRSFNESGQVNYSRSVDGLGQVNESRSMNETRPVNESSSMNESRPVDESRSVDESKSVNESRSVNESRSAIESRSVDESRSVDKPRRVDRIGKDFKMVESVNESVENRNEKMDIAESVMSAENYKKSTERKSCTRNNLRPAPEVWDAWNSSDGVQHHRPLTDVSAADRIIRSSLGIRSVEKTNPVMSPMSATPIASSTLLDDSSVVVESAGDSIDSFTKKTCDPGATNAASRRSVELETEFNDCEMLVIDDSNHELVDDNWRPPVAPPKQVATPPIASKKVATPPAAPKQVAAPQVASKQVASQQVSTSAADTQPPTQDENKISAVPTRPRYPPAPKSRRKKPGTSRCSSGGASSQASSVPLSAESYGLGPVIQNLSFTHGTLINVKITILHTLSSFWIQADELKVTKLQEAMCYHYGKIGAKGGLPFPPKVGMVVSGCFTADNAWYRARVENVVEEKGQLEADVLYVDFGNSERIPSSRLRPLESQFASLPCQAFFCVLDGALPADEGDWTPASLFLVHTIVNDPDRFLQATLSTIENCHAIFLDLFSTDRSGTRVRIADVLVQHGLARRASNTEIRAYFNGDFDTSVDTITDMMEPSAVDVNGQTSAVDETSPSAVNETSPSAFNETNLSAFNKSGPSASSSAVNKSCPSAAVDENDHLSGADDAMSLSSFGGTIDMMLTTKESSMNDTRETDETPSEDAPNPVIAAEDTQIVRIGARFANLEKRDLALARDSATQVMMAFIYDPSEFYVHLVEKDTSHVLTRLERELNKYYKRYVENMMGRFMADYAPGVGDVCCAWYALDEGFYRAVVEAIDVDRSRVDVFYVDYGNRETLPLKRVFPLSPAFLRLSPQAVRCRLSDVRPSTAAPGQWSSDAVAKFEALTGYNDCLLMQLMEDGAGEDAIVHEPLSVALFEPNRNVFINAELVKLGLAKLTIATTTDADRGDNNNSPHDPELAALESWNPMEEEYLSQRNSYHVDTDNAVVAITGYNPQDEKRVCKFYNTRSGCWKGERCIYEHVINKSDITTDKEAVFCFDDVDMVQSPKSGSWIVAQLTAIYHPGRFYVIFPFGVSALQPANDEQQRDEGYAGSYTEYETLPLLNEQLSNHYSKIVHRDRDLTGFADGEIVAAQYSQNGCWYRAKVIDSDLDSELVTVFYVDYGNQETLDESSIRRIQPEFLHLPFQAVECFLYAVEPVKNNQWSHESKKWFQKATDGKNMFLQVRDKMNKGVLMVDVYDTENSAGDNNDIFINEILVELGFAKCSKIPIDQELSMITKNNPSAAAAAQSKKLNDQKMEIVFRPG